Proteins from a single region of Malassezia restricta chromosome IV, complete sequence:
- a CDS encoding prephenate dehydratase produces MDPTAKTPESIKVVFLGPLGTYSHQAVLKLSGKGTLQLAPQTSIREVVLHGAQDARLGHTVVVILPIENSTQGIVHEALESLTNSHLFSQHGLRIVDEIDLTVAHALIVKSIIPNSFESIKEVHSHEQALGQCEKFLNKYLPHALRIPSHSTAEAVAKLNQSPPGRVAAIASELCAVMFGMPVLAKSIQMTQSNFTRFLVCTNNLEDERVARILELNRAALSFPKNPIHAAYRLKTFTLDVGAQIASFTDSLRRDVPAPWSLYGEVYVCEPEGHETSDRWFLFEMHATPHEAKTYPAESDVPTQAIHSALGLSEDATLECLGVWQIPSVAP; encoded by the exons ATGGACCCAACAGCCAAGACGCCTGAATCCATCAAAGTTGTGTTTCTGGGTCCATTGGGTACCTATTCTCATCAGGCAGTGCTAAAACTCTCCGGAAAGGGTACCTTGCAGCTTGCGCCTCAAACATCTATCCGAGAGGTAGTGTTACATGGCGCACAGGATGCACGCTTAGGCCACACTGTGGTGGTGATTTTGCCTATTGAAAATAGCACCCAAGGGATTGTGCATGAGGCACTGGAAAGCCTGACTAACTCCCATCTTTTTTCCCAACACGGTCTAAGGATTGTCGATGAAATTGATTTGACCGTGGCGCATGCCTTGATTGTAAAGTCGATCATACCCAATTCTTTCGAGTCGATCAAGGAAGTTCACAGTCACGAACAAGCCTTGGGTCAGTGTGAGAAATTTTTGAACAAATATCTGCCTCATGCATTGCGGATTCCTTCACACTCAACGGCTGAGGCTGTAGCTAAACTGAACCAAAGCCCTCCTGGTAGAGTGGCTGCCATTGCCTCTGAACTGTGTGCCGTAATGTTCGGCATGCCAGTTCTAGCGAAAAGCATCCAGATGACCCAAT CCAACTTTACTCGATTCCTTGTATGCACAAATAACTTGGAGGATGAACGCGTAGCTCGTATACTTGAGCTGAACCGCGCCGCACTCTCGTTTCCTAAGAACCCGATACACGCAGCGTATCGCTTGAAAACATTCACGTTGGATGTCGGTGCTCAGATTGCCTCTTTTACTGATTCGCTGCGACGTGATGTTCCAGCGCCATGGTCATTGTATGGCGAAGTCTATGTATGCGAGCCTGAGGGACATGAAACTTCGGACCGGTGGTTCTTGTTTGAGATGCATGCCACGCCTCATGAGGCAAAGACATATCCTGCAGAGTCTGATGTTCCCACGCAGGCAATACACAGCGCACTAGGGCTTTCTGAAGATGCTACGCTAGAATGTCTGGGTGTCTGGCAAATACCGTCTGTCGCACCTTGA
- a CDS encoding secreted aspartic endopeptidase yields MRLFLRLALGLVAAAHVVLASSPTGLTVHLERRNFLLNDDNTVNFKAVANHAKQLSHKYNFLMKKFKDNMGKDHPLLNALVEALSKRGEGEVGLTDIRSELLWAGEIQFGNSKFKIDFDTGSADTLVNPGAYEPRKSSSSKKTSDEFETSYADNTRAVGAIYTDDMVFGGLKAKNVAIGLSRSKFSDDGESVGIAGLSFPSIQAFPKKYDPIFVALMHQKAVAEPVFQFTLKPGTGSTLHLGGVDYSKVKDKIDYVNVNPDDGFWITDGSVQGVKTKFVIDSGTTLIIGPMDQVLEVISKLPGVTPHYNLDSLQATFDCSRPPTVDFEINGKKYKLDKQQASYGTSFGRCVLSIMGQRGLPMHAWVLGDAFMQGVSVVFDMGRNRMGFAPSA; encoded by the coding sequence ATGCGGCTCTTCCTTCGCCTTGCCCTTGGCCTCGTTGCTGCGGCCCATGTTGTTCTGGCGAGCTCGCCCACAGGCTTGACAGTTCATTTGGAGCGACGTAACTTTCTCCTTAATGACGACAACACGGTGAACTTCAAGGCTGTAGCGAACCATGCTAAACAGCTTAGTCACAAGTACAATTTTTTGATGAAGAAGTTCAAGGATAACATGGGCAAGGACCACCCCCTTCTCAATGCGCTTGTCGAAGCCCTAAGCAAGCGTGGCGAGGGTGAGGTTGGTCTCACTGATATCCGCAGCGAACTTCTTTGGGCTGGTGAGATCCAGTTTGGCAACTCGAAGTTCAAAATTGATTTTGACACCGGTTCTGCTGACACGCTTGTCAATCCTGGTGCCTATGAACCGCGCAAATCATCCTCCTCCAAAAAGACGTCCGACGAGTTTGAGACTTCGTATGCCGATAACACTCGTGCTGTTGGTGCCATTTACACGGACGATATGGTCTTTGGCGGTTTGAAAGCCAAGAATGTGGCTATTGGTCTCTCGAGGTCCAAATTTTCCGATGACGGCGAAAGCGTTGGTATTGCTGGTCTGAGCTTCCCTTCTATCCAGGCCTTTCCGAAGAAGTATGACCCGATCTTTGTGGCTCTTATGCACCAAAAGGCCGTGGCTGAGCCTGTTTTCCAGTTTACGTTGAAGCCTGGCACCGGTTCTACCTTGCACCTTGGGGGTGTCGACTACTCCAAGGTGAAAGACAAAATCGACTATGTTAATGTGAACCCTGACGACGGTTTTTGGATCACCGATGGTTCCGTGCAAGGTGTGAAAACCAAGTTTGTCATTGACTCTGGCACTACTCTTATTATCGGTCCTATGGATCAGGTACTTGAGGTCATTTCGAAGTTGCCGGGTGTCACCCCACACTATAACCTCGATTCTCTTCAAGCCACCTTTGATTGCTCACGCCCACCGACAGTCGATTTTGAGATCAACGGCAAAAAGTACAAGCTTGACAAGCAGCAGGCTTCATACGGCACCTCCTTTGGCCGTTGCGTTCTCAGCATCATGGGACAGCGGGGTTTGCCTATGCACGCTTGGGTCTTGGGTGATGCTTTCATGCAGGGCGTGTCAGTTGTATTTGACATGGGTCGCAATCGTATGGGCTTTGCTCCTAGCGCTTAG